Proteins from one Bacillota bacterium genomic window:
- the dapG gene encoding aspartate kinase translates to MRILVQKFGGTSVATPAGRERVGEHVQRALEGGFSPCVVVSALGRYPEPYATDSLIQLATSAGGRVSPRDMDLIMSCGETIATVVVTACLAARGIDACALSGAQAGIVTDGAFGQAEVVRVEPMRILRLLQERRVPVVAGFQGVTEAGEITTLGRGGSDTTAAVLGAALQAEAVEIYTDVDGVKTADPRLVPGARTLGVVTYDEVAQMGHEGAKVVHPRAVEIAMRSGVPMRIRDTFSDSPGTLVTFTFARQGWSQVRDGRVITAVTHIPAVARLRVPNPPPGPDGAVQVFRSLAREGISVDMIQVGPGHCAFIVGEEVAERAARILRDQELEVEIREGCAKVSVVGSRMRGLPGVMANVAEALCGAGVEILQTADSHVTISCLIRQEDLEKAVRALHHQFGLDG, encoded by the coding sequence GTGCGTATCCTGGTGCAGAAGTTCGGAGGGACCTCGGTGGCCACGCCCGCGGGCCGGGAGCGGGTGGGTGAGCACGTGCAGCGGGCCCTGGAGGGCGGGTTCAGCCCCTGCGTGGTGGTCTCCGCCCTGGGGCGCTATCCGGAGCCCTACGCCACCGATTCCCTGATCCAGCTGGCCACGTCGGCGGGCGGGCGGGTCTCCCCCCGGGACATGGACCTCATCATGTCCTGCGGGGAGACCATCGCCACCGTGGTGGTCACCGCCTGCCTGGCCGCGCGGGGGATCGATGCCTGCGCCCTCAGCGGCGCCCAGGCCGGCATCGTCACCGACGGCGCCTTCGGCCAGGCGGAAGTGGTGCGGGTGGAGCCCATGCGTATCCTGCGGCTCCTGCAGGAGCGGCGGGTGCCGGTGGTGGCGGGGTTCCAGGGGGTCACCGAGGCGGGAGAGATCACCACCCTGGGACGTGGGGGCTCCGACACCACCGCCGCCGTGCTGGGCGCCGCCCTGCAGGCGGAGGCGGTGGAGATATACACGGACGTGGACGGGGTGAAAACCGCCGATCCCCGCCTGGTGCCGGGGGCGCGCACCCTGGGCGTGGTGACCTACGACGAGGTGGCCCAGATGGGCCACGAAGGAGCGAAGGTGGTGCATCCCCGCGCGGTGGAGATCGCCATGCGGTCAGGGGTGCCCATGCGCATCCGGGACACTTTCTCCGATTCACCCGGCACCCTGGTGACCTTCACCTTCGCGCGCCAGGGGTGGTCCCAGGTGCGGGACGGCCGGGTGATCACCGCCGTCACCCACATCCCGGCGGTGGCCCGGCTGCGGGTTCCCAACCCGCCGCCCGGGCCCGATGGCGCGGTGCAGGTATTCCGGTCCCTGGCCCGGGAAGGCATCAGCGTGGACATGATCCAGGTGGGGCCGGGCCACTGCGCCTTCATTGTGGGGGAAGAGGTGGCGGAGCGAGCGGCCCGCATACTGAGAGATCAGGAGCTGGAAGTCGAGATACGGGAGGGGTGTGCCAAGGTATCGGTGGTGGGGTCGCGCATGCGCGGCCTGCCCGGGGTGATGGCCAACGTGGCCGAAGCCCTGTGCGGGGCAGGAGTGGAGATCCTGCAGACGGCGGACTCGCATGTGACCATTTCCTGCCTGATCCGGCAGGAGGACCTGGAGAAGGCCGTGCGCGCTCTTCACCACCAGTTCGGGCTGGACGGCTAG
- the dapA gene encoding 4-hydroxy-tetrahydrodipicolinate synthase: MREPVFGRVVSAMVTPFTRQWELDAPRAAELARRLVDMGSDGLVVTGTTGESPVLATEEKVKLWEAVVEAVGDRVPVVAGTGTNCTRDSMRLTRLAEKAGVKGVMLVTPYYNKPPAEGLYHHFRAVAESTSLPIILYNVPGRTGVNMTPGTAARLAEIPNIVALKEASGNLDQVTEILRVVPPGFAVYSGDDSLTLPMLAVGAVGVVSVASHLVAGEIRSMIGAWREGRVEEAARIHRRLFPLFRAMFITTNPVPVKAALRLAGFDVGPVRPPLCDASAGEEASLAEVMRQLELLAS; the protein is encoded by the coding sequence ATGAGGGAGCCTGTGTTCGGGCGGGTGGTCAGCGCCATGGTGACGCCTTTCACCCGGCAGTGGGAGTTGGATGCCCCGCGGGCGGCGGAACTGGCCCGGCGCCTGGTGGATATGGGGTCCGACGGCCTGGTGGTGACGGGCACCACCGGGGAGTCCCCGGTGCTGGCCACAGAGGAGAAGGTGAAGCTCTGGGAGGCGGTGGTGGAGGCGGTGGGCGACCGTGTCCCGGTGGTGGCGGGCACGGGGACCAACTGCACGCGGGACTCCATGCGCCTGACCCGGCTGGCCGAGAAAGCCGGGGTGAAGGGGGTGATGCTGGTCACCCCGTACTACAACAAGCCTCCCGCCGAGGGATTGTACCACCATTTCCGGGCCGTGGCCGAGTCTACCTCCCTGCCCATCATCCTCTACAACGTGCCCGGCCGCACCGGGGTGAACATGACTCCCGGCACGGCGGCCCGCCTGGCCGAGATCCCCAACATCGTCGCCCTCAAGGAGGCCTCGGGCAATCTGGACCAGGTGACCGAGATCCTGCGCGTGGTCCCCCCGGGGTTTGCCGTGTACAGCGGAGACGATTCGCTCACCCTGCCCATGCTGGCGGTGGGGGCGGTGGGAGTGGTGAGCGTGGCCTCCCACCTGGTGGCGGGCGAGATCCGCAGCATGATCGGGGCCTGGCGGGAGGGCCGGGTGGAGGAGGCGGCGCGGATTCACAGGCGGCTTTTCCCGCTCTTCCGGGCCATGTTCATCACCACCAACCCGGTGCCCGTCAAGGCCGCCCTGCGGCTGGCCGGGTTCGACGTGGGGCCGGTGCGGCCGCCCCTGTGCGACGCCAGCGCCGGAGAAGAAGCCAGTCTGGCCGAGGTCATGCGGCAGCTGGAGTTGCTTGCGTCATGA
- a CDS encoding ribonuclease J, producing MVRKAARPTLRIVPLGGLGEIGKNMTVIECGDDMLVIDCGLAFPEEEMLGVDIVIPDISYLQENVDRVRAVVLTHGHEDHVGAIPYLLPHLAVPFYGTPLTLGLVRGKLVETGMAERFDGRALQAGEKAEIGCFEVEFFRVTHSVPDAVGLAIRTPAGLVVHTSDFKFDQTPVDGRVSDIGRLGELGQEGVLVLLSDSTGGERPGFTPSEKSVGRTLQEILRGTRSRVLVASFATHLHRIQQVITASYQQGRYVGVIGRSMEDTVQVAMTLGYLDVPEGMMLDIEELEGLPPEKVTILTTGSQGEPMSALTRMAVGEHKRVNINPGDTVIIAASPVPGNEKMVARTIDNLYRRGARVIYGPDAGVHVSGHGSQEELKIMLNLLRPRFFVPVHGEYRHLVHHAALAESVGIPRRNILVGDNGSVFEFSRDVAAITGRVDSGILMVDGLGVGDVGSVVLKDRRQLAEDGIVVVVIAVDQESGDLASGPEVVTRGFVYVRESEALLDEVRAIARDALARRSNHRPDWPVLKNTIRETLSRELFERTGRRPMILPIVMEV from the coding sequence ATGGTGAGGAAAGCAGCCCGCCCCACCCTGCGCATCGTCCCCCTGGGAGGCCTGGGGGAAATCGGAAAGAACATGACCGTGATCGAATGCGGCGATGACATGTTGGTCATCGACTGCGGGCTGGCGTTCCCCGAGGAGGAGATGCTGGGGGTGGACATCGTCATCCCCGACATCTCCTACCTGCAGGAAAACGTGGACCGGGTGCGGGCGGTGGTGCTCACCCATGGTCACGAGGACCACGTGGGGGCCATCCCCTACCTGCTCCCCCACCTGGCCGTCCCCTTCTACGGTACTCCCCTCACCCTGGGGCTGGTGCGGGGGAAGCTGGTGGAGACGGGCATGGCCGAGCGGTTCGACGGCCGGGCCCTGCAGGCCGGGGAGAAAGCGGAGATCGGCTGCTTCGAGGTGGAGTTCTTCCGCGTCACCCACTCCGTTCCCGACGCGGTGGGGCTGGCCATCCGTACCCCTGCCGGGCTGGTGGTGCACACCAGCGACTTCAAGTTCGATCAGACGCCCGTGGACGGGCGGGTCTCCGACATCGGGCGCCTGGGGGAGCTGGGCCAGGAGGGGGTGCTGGTCCTGCTGAGCGACTCGACGGGGGGGGAGCGCCCCGGCTTCACCCCTTCGGAGAAGTCGGTGGGCAGGACCCTGCAGGAGATCCTCCGGGGTACCCGCTCCCGGGTGCTGGTGGCCTCCTTCGCCACCCACCTGCACCGCATCCAGCAGGTGATCACCGCCTCCTACCAGCAGGGCCGCTACGTGGGCGTGATCGGACGCAGCATGGAGGATACCGTCCAGGTGGCCATGACCCTGGGGTACCTGGACGTGCCCGAGGGCATGATGCTGGACATCGAAGAGCTGGAGGGCCTGCCCCCCGAGAAGGTGACCATCCTCACCACCGGGAGCCAGGGCGAGCCCATGTCGGCCCTCACCCGTATGGCGGTGGGGGAGCACAAGCGGGTGAACATCAACCCCGGCGACACGGTGATCATCGCCGCTTCCCCCGTGCCCGGCAACGAGAAGATGGTGGCCCGCACCATCGACAACCTCTACCGCCGGGGGGCGCGAGTGATATACGGGCCGGACGCGGGGGTGCACGTCTCCGGGCACGGCAGCCAGGAGGAGCTCAAGATCATGCTCAACCTGCTGCGGCCCCGCTTCTTCGTGCCCGTGCACGGCGAATACCGGCACCTGGTTCATCACGCCGCCCTGGCCGAATCGGTGGGTATCCCCCGCCGGAACATCCTGGTGGGCGACAACGGGTCTGTGTTCGAGTTCAGCCGGGACGTAGCCGCCATCACCGGGCGGGTCGACTCCGGCATCCTGATGGTGGACGGCCTGGGAGTGGGCGACGTCGGCAGCGTGGTGCTCAAGGACCGCAGGCAGCTGGCCGAAGATGGCATCGTGGTGGTGGTCATCGCCGTGGACCAGGAGAGCGGGGACCTGGCCTCCGGCCCCGAGGTGGTGACCCGCGGATTCGTGTACGTGCGGGAGTCCGAGGCTTTGCTCGACGAGGTGCGCGCCATCGCGCGGGATGCCCTGGCCCGGCGCAGCAACCATCGCCCGGACTGGCCCGTGCTCAAGAACACCATCCGCGAGACCCTCTCCAGGGAGCTGTTCGAGCGCACCGGCCGCCGTCCCATGATTCTCCCCATCGTCATGGAAGTCTGA
- a CDS encoding aspartate-semialdehyde dehydrogenase: MGWRVGVLGATGAVGREVVRLLEKRRFPVDGLRLWASHRSAGEHLVFRGEKVGVEDLATSPVEDVDFLFSAVGDQVAREMVPAARRAGAVVIDKSAAFRLNPEVPLVVPEVNPGDLEDHRGIVASPNCSTIQLVVALAPLEREVGLEKVVVSTYQSVSGTGREAVEELREQARVVLEGGTPQPRIYPLPIAFNLLPHIDAFDDSGYCREELKLVRETRKILHLPGLALTATVARVPVVVGHAEAVWVRTARPLEAGRVREILAAAPGVIVRDEPARCVYPTPRDAAGQDAVMVGRIRADLDDPHGIWMWVVADNLRKGAATNAVQIAELLAGSGSGTP; this comes from the coding sequence TTGGGTTGGCGTGTGGGCGTACTGGGAGCGACTGGTGCGGTGGGGCGGGAGGTGGTGCGCCTGCTGGAGAAGCGCCGCTTCCCCGTCGATGGGCTGCGGCTGTGGGCCAGTCACCGCTCGGCCGGCGAGCATCTGGTGTTCCGGGGTGAGAAGGTGGGGGTGGAGGACCTGGCTACTTCCCCGGTGGAGGATGTGGATTTCCTTTTCTCCGCAGTGGGGGACCAGGTGGCCCGGGAAATGGTGCCGGCGGCCCGGCGGGCGGGGGCGGTGGTGATCGACAAGTCGGCCGCCTTCCGCCTGAACCCGGAGGTCCCCCTGGTGGTGCCCGAGGTCAACCCGGGTGATTTGGAGGATCACCGGGGAATCGTGGCCAGCCCCAACTGTTCGACCATCCAGCTGGTGGTGGCCCTGGCCCCGCTGGAGAGGGAGGTAGGACTGGAAAAGGTGGTGGTGAGCACCTACCAGTCGGTGTCGGGCACGGGACGGGAGGCGGTGGAGGAGCTGCGGGAGCAGGCCCGGGTGGTGCTGGAGGGGGGTACCCCCCAGCCCCGCATCTATCCCCTCCCCATCGCTTTCAACCTCTTGCCTCACATCGACGCCTTCGACGATTCGGGTTACTGCCGGGAGGAGTTGAAGCTGGTCCGGGAGACCAGGAAGATACTGCACCTGCCCGGCCTGGCCCTCACCGCCACGGTGGCGCGGGTTCCCGTGGTGGTGGGTCACGCTGAGGCGGTGTGGGTGCGCACCGCCAGGCCGTTGGAGGCGGGCCGGGTGCGCGAGATCCTGGCCGCGGCTCCGGGTGTGATCGTGAGGGACGAGCCGGCCCGCTGCGTGTACCCCACCCCCCGCGATGCCGCGGGGCAGGATGCGGTTATGGTGGGGCGCATCCGGGCGGACCTGGATGACCCTCACGGCATATGGATGTGGGTGGTGGCCGACAATCTGCGCAAGGGGGCGGCCACCAACGCCGTGCAGATAGCTGAGTTGCTGGCGGGGTCGGGGTCGGGGACCCCCTGA
- a CDS encoding dipicolinate synthase subunit B yields MTLTGKRVGWGITGSLCNLHRVWPQFEKLVAAGAEVVPVVSRVVQTTDSRFGAAAEIMDRIRAIAGREPIRTIAEAETLGPAQPVDIMVVVPCTGNTMARIANAITDGPVTMAVKATLRNGRPVLLAISTNDALGLNARNLGTLLAARGIFFVPFGQDNPWGKPTSLDADLELLLPAMEEALQGRQIQPLLVTRHRGGPPGAVPYAREGE; encoded by the coding sequence GTGACGCTGACTGGTAAACGGGTGGGATGGGGAATCACGGGTTCCCTCTGCAACCTCCACCGCGTCTGGCCCCAGTTCGAAAAGCTGGTGGCAGCGGGGGCGGAAGTGGTGCCCGTGGTTTCCCGGGTGGTGCAGACGACCGACAGCCGGTTCGGCGCGGCGGCCGAAATCATGGACCGCATTCGGGCCATCGCCGGGCGGGAGCCCATCCGGACCATCGCCGAGGCGGAAACTCTGGGTCCGGCTCAGCCCGTCGACATCATGGTGGTGGTGCCCTGCACCGGCAACACCATGGCCCGCATCGCAAATGCCATCACGGACGGACCGGTCACCATGGCGGTCAAGGCCACCCTGCGTAACGGGAGGCCGGTCCTGCTGGCCATCAGCACCAACGATGCCCTGGGGCTCAATGCCCGCAACCTGGGCACTCTGCTCGCGGCGCGGGGCATCTTTTTCGTTCCCTTCGGTCAGGACAATCCCTGGGGAAAGCCCACCTCGCTGGACGCCGATCTGGAACTCCTGCTGCCAGCGATGGAGGAGGCCCTGCAGGGCAGGCAGATCCAGCCCCTGCTGGTGACCCGTCACAGGGGCGGCCCCCCGGGGGCGGTGCCATATGCCAGGGAGGGGGAGTAG